The sequence CCGTCGCCGTCCCGACGCGGGCCACGTCCTCAAACCCCTGGTTGCGGAGGGCGTCGAGCGCGTTGTCGACGGCGCGGTTCGTGAACGCCGAGAGCAGGACGCGATCCCCGCGGGTGACGAGCGCTCGGACGAGGCGCGCAATGGTGTAGGTCTTGCCCGTCCCCGGTGGGCCGTGGACGAGGGCGAAGTCCTGGGCGCCCAGCGCCCGTTGGATGGCGGCGTTCTGGGCCGCGTTGTTGTCGATGAACGTCTCGTCGACGTCGGCGAAAGCGGGGTCGCGCCGGCCGAAGAGGACGTCCTTGCGGTCCGGGTCACCTTTCAGGAGCGCGTCGTGGAGCGCCGTCAGCTGGCGAGAGACGGATATCTCGGAGGGGTAGACGTCGAGTCGTCGCAGGTCGAGCGGTTCGTCCGTCCGGACGACGACCTCGTCGTCGAGTCGCTCGATGCGGCCGAGTTCGGCGTCGCCGGCGATGGGATCGCCGTCGCTCGCGAGCGCAACGTCGCCCTCCCGGAGTTTCGAGACGGCGCCGTCGGGGACGCGGGCGCGGAGTTCCCAGTCGCCGTCCGGGCGCTCGCGCCGGTCGATGGGGTCGAGATCGATGAGCGCCCGGTCAGCGTCGGCGCGTTCTTCGGGCGTCTGTTCCCAGAGTTTCCGGTATTCGGCGTGGACGGAGCGGCGTTCGTCCTCGATGGCGCGGTAGAAGTCGGCGAAGTAGTCGCGTTCCTCCTCGGGAATGGGGCTACCGATCTGCCCGGCCTTCGACTCCTGGTCCAGGCGACCGGAGACGACCATGCAGGTGTCCTGCTCGAAACACCACTCGCATTTCGCGTCGGCCTCGAACCCCGTCGGCACACGGCGCTCGGCCTCCGCGGCCGCGATTTCGTTGCGGGTGCGCACGACGAACTCCAGCAGGCCGCGGCCGACGGCAAACTCCTTGGCGGGCGAGAGATCGCCGCTCGCCTCGCTGCGGTCGAGCGCGGCGTTCTTCGTATAGAGCAGCGTGCCGGTGTCCGGCGGGTCGCCCGACTCGCCGAGGAGAAGGGCGTACGTCGCCGCCTGGATCTTGTCGTGGAAGCGTGGCTCGCGGTTCGTGTTCTTCCCCGTCTTGAGTTCGACGGGCATCCCCCGCCGGAGGGCGTCGGCCCGGCCCTTGATGCCGAAGGTAGGGCTGATGAGCGTGTACTCCGAGCGCCATTCGTCCTCTTCGGTGAGCGTGCCCTGGGCCAACCAGCCCTCGATGGCGGCGGCGTTGCGCCGCACCTCGTCGCGTACTTCGCTCGCCTCGTGGCCGAGCAGGCCGAGTTCGAGGCCCGCCGCCTCGACGTGGTCCGCGACGGCGTCGTCGAGATCACGCCCGCGCAACAGGTCGCCGAACACCTCGTGGACGATGGTCCCTTTCACGACGGGGTACGCGAGGGGGACGCCCGAGAGTTTGTTCAGGTAGTACATCCGCGGGCACTGCACCCACGAGCGCACGTCGGTCACGTCGACCAGGAAGTCGGGCTCGAGGACGACGTAGGAGTCGCCGGTGGTGGCGTAGCCTCGTCCCTGATCCCCCGCTTCGGCGTCGGTCACGAGGAGGTCCATCCCTTCGGCGGCGTGCTCGGCGGTGTGGGTCCACTTCCCCCAGAGCGTCATCGTCACCGATTCCCCGTACGTCGCGGCGTCGTCGGGACGGAGTTCCACCTCGACCAGTTCGCGCTCGCCGTGGTCCGTCGACACCGAGCGCACCGCACCCACGTCCAGAATCGTCCCGCGAATATTCACGCCCGAGAGTCGGTGTCCGGTGGCGAAAAACCCTGGGTTACTCGCCGTTTCCCCGCACGTCACGCAGGCGGTCGACGGCGTCGTCGTCGGCGTTCGACACCGCGGTTCGCCCCCGAACCGACGGTGCGTCGTCGTCTCGCTCCCCGGCGGGAACCACGTCCGACGAGTGACAGAGCGGGCAGGTCGCGTCCGGATCGTCGACGGCCGTCCCACAGACCGAGCAGACGAACGCGGCGTCGGACGCCGTTTCGGCGCCGTCGTTCGCCCGCGCCTCGCCGACCGCTGTCGGTTCGGCGTCCGGGATCGATATCTCGACATCGTCGGCAGACGCGGAGTCACCTTCGGCATCGGGAACGTCGACGCGGGGCGGGTCGCGCTCGTCGGGCGTGGCGTCGTCGTGCGGAGCGGTCGGGGTCAGCGTGTGGTCGGCGTCCCGAGAGAGCGTCTTCGGCGTCTCGAGAGGGCGGGTGTCGCGGTGGACGACCGCCGGACCGTCTCCTGAGTCGTGAGTCGCGCCGCCCGCTTCGCTGTCGGCCGATTCGTCGTCATCCCCGCCACCGAAGACCGCCCCGATCCACGCCCGGAGTCGGGAGAGCAGGCCGGTCATCGGTAATGCTTGAACAGCAGCGCTTTCACGTCGTCTTTGGTCCGGACCTGTTCCGACGATCCGTCCGGTAGCTCGACGGCGTACCGCTCGTCGCCCGACGACTCGCCCCACTTGTCGTCGTGGGTGTCGAGAAGATTCATCATCTCGTCGAGCATGGCGTCGTCGCCGCCCGCGTCGGCGTCATCGTCGCCCTCGCTGACGACGCGCGCCGTGGCGTCCGTTCCGTCCGTCGCGTCTCCCGACGACGTGGCGTCGTCTGCGTTCGATTCGTCGGCGTCGCCCGTTCCGTCGCCCGTCTCATTGACCGGTTCCACCGTGTCCACGTCCGCCGTCGCGTCGTCGTTCTCGTACCGATCGAGGAGATACTCCACGGCGTCGCGAGGGCGGACGTGGCCGTATTTGCCGACCACGTCGCGGGCGATCTCCTCCTGGAGGGCGCGCAGTCGCTCCTCCTGTTCGGGCGTGATCTCGATGTCGGGCATTACGCGGAGCATACAGCCCCCGGAGTATGAATGTGGCCGTCTCGCTCACCGACACACACGTGGATTACCCCCAACTGCAGTGTATGCGGGTCAGAGAGTGACCGGACATTCTCGACGGTCTCATCGAAGACGAAATCGGCTGCGGGTTCCAGTAAGACACCTGATCGTCCGTGAGAAGAAATCGCCCAGTGGCCGAACAGCGGGGCTGGGCGTCTTAGTTCGCGTCGGCCTGGCCCTTGGCTTCGAGCAGTTCCTTGTACCGGTTGCGGATGGTGACCTCGCTGATGTTGGCGACTTCGGACACCTCGCTCTGGGTCACCGTCTCGTTGGTGAGGAGGGCGGCGGCGTAGATGGCGGCGGCGGCGAGCCCGACCGGGCTCTTGCCGCTGTGGACGCCGCGGTCACGCGACGACCGGAGCAGTTCCCGGGCCTGCCGGGCCGCCTCCTCCGAGAGGTCGAGTTCGGAGGCAAAGCGGGGGACGTACTGCTCAGGGTCCGCGGGTTTGACTTCGAGCTTGAGTTCGCGGACGACGTAGCGGTACGTCCGGGTCAACTCCATCTTCTCGACGCGGGAGACGGTGGCGATTTCGTCGAGCGAGCGGGGGGTGCCGGCCTGGCGGGCGGCGGCGTAGAGCGCGGCCGTGGCGACGCCTTCGATGGAGCGACCGGGGAGCAGGTCCTCGCTCAGCGCGCGACGGTAGATGACGCTCGCCGTCTCGCGGACGTTCTCGGGGAGGCCGAGCGCGGAGGCCATGCGGTCGATCTCGCCGAGGGCCTGCTTCAGGTTGCGCTCCTTGGAGTCGCGGGTGCGGAACCGCTCGTTCCACGTGCGCAGACGCTGCATCTTCTCGCGCTGACTGGCGCTCAGCGTCTTGCCGTAGGCGTCCTTGTTCTGCCAACCGATGTTGGTCGACAGCCCCTTGTCGTGCATCATCTGGGTCGTCGGCGCGCCGACCCGGGACTTCGAATCGCGTTCGCTGGAGTCGAAGGCGCGCCACTCGGGGCCGTGGTCGATCTCGTCTTCCTCGACCACGAGGCCGCAGTCGGCACACACCGTCTCGCCGTGTTCCTCGTCAGTGACGAGGTTGCCCGTACACTCCGGACAGCTGGGTGACTCGACGGTTTCCGATTCCGTTTGCTCCTGCTCGGTCGCTTTCGTCGTATAGGTCGTTGTATCGCTCATGGTGGCTTACGAGGCGCCCGCACCGAGAGAGACGGAAGGAGACGTGCGGTGGGGAGTCCTTACCATAAGTGTGTATCGGTCGCATAAAACAATTTCGAAACGGAAACGCCGAGAATAGGGTCCATCACGGTCGAACACACGGATTCCCCGTCGAACACGCCCCAGTGATGCAGTGATGGTGATTATATATATGTTCTGCCGGGATCGCTCGCTGTGATCCGACGATAGCGAACCGACCACGACGCACCAGCCACCCGGGATCCGGGCCGGGCCGAACATGTCCCCGACAACCTCTATACGGAACTGAGAGGTGCTTGCTGCATGGTCGAGATATCGCCGTTGCTGACGTTGACGATGGGTGGTCTCCTGATCGTCGCCCTGCTCGCGGTGACTCGTCTAGAGAACTGGCGCACGTACGCACTCGCTGGCGCGGGGTACGGCGACGAGACGGAGACGGACCCGACGACCAACAAGCCGTCGGGGTTGCTTCGCTGGCTAACGACCGTCGATCACAAGGATATCGGGCTGCTGTACGGCACCTTCGCCGTCCTCTCGTTCGCGTGGGGTGGGGTCGCAGTGTTGCTGATGCGACTGGAACTGCTGACGCCGGCGTCGGATCTGCTCAACGCGGCGTTCTACAACTCGCTGCTGACGAGCCACGGCATCACGATGCTGTTCCTGTTCGGGACGCCGATACTCGCGGCCTTTGCGAACTATCTGATTCCGCTGTTGATCGGGGCGGACGACATGGCGTTCCCCCGGATCAACGCCATCGCGTTCTGGCTGCTACCGCCGGGCGCGCTCCTCATCTGGGCGGGCTTTTTCCCGCTCGGCGACGTGATCCCCGCCCAGACCGCCTGGACGCTCTACA comes from Haloplanus sp. XH21 and encodes:
- a CDS encoding AAA domain-containing protein, which encodes MNIRGTILDVGAVRSVSTDHGERELVEVELRPDDAATYGESVTMTLWGKWTHTAEHAAEGMDLLVTDAEAGDQGRGYATTGDSYVVLEPDFLVDVTDVRSWVQCPRMYYLNKLSGVPLAYPVVKGTIVHEVFGDLLRGRDLDDAVADHVEAAGLELGLLGHEASEVRDEVRRNAAAIEGWLAQGTLTEEDEWRSEYTLISPTFGIKGRADALRRGMPVELKTGKNTNREPRFHDKIQAATYALLLGESGDPPDTGTLLYTKNAALDRSEASGDLSPAKEFAVGRGLLEFVVRTRNEIAAAEAERRVPTGFEADAKCEWCFEQDTCMVVSGRLDQESKAGQIGSPIPEEERDYFADFYRAIEDERRSVHAEYRKLWEQTPEERADADRALIDLDPIDRRERPDGDWELRARVPDGAVSKLREGDVALASDGDPIAGDAELGRIERLDDEVVVRTDEPLDLRRLDVYPSEISVSRQLTALHDALLKGDPDRKDVLFGRRDPAFADVDETFIDNNAAQNAAIQRALGAQDFALVHGPPGTGKTYTIARLVRALVTRGDRVLLSAFTNRAVDNALDALRNQGFEDVARVGTATGVRDDMLDVRLERRGEPNERAAALRNAPVVAATTATCGSRVLREDEFDVAVVDEASQLTEPGTLAAINLADRFVLVGDHQQLPPVVQSGDERLQRSLFERLHDEHPGAAVMLDKQYRMSQRIQAFASREFYDGALRPATPEVAGGSLADLPGVDADSLPAHLREGVRFVDPDGRREGNANPIEADRVAAVVQEYLDAGVDPDDVVVIAPFRAQVAEISRRVDVAVDTVDRFQGSSAEVVVVSFVATGDLDGPIFEDTRRVNVALTRAKKALVLVGDGAALASEPFYARMLDWARR
- a CDS encoding transcription initiation factor IIB — protein: MSDTTTYTTKATEQEQTESETVESPSCPECTGNLVTDEEHGETVCADCGLVVEEDEIDHGPEWRAFDSSERDSKSRVGAPTTQMMHDKGLSTNIGWQNKDAYGKTLSASQREKMQRLRTWNERFRTRDSKERNLKQALGEIDRMASALGLPENVRETASVIYRRALSEDLLPGRSIEGVATAALYAAARQAGTPRSLDEIATVSRVEKMELTRTYRYVVRELKLEVKPADPEQYVPRFASELDLSEEAARQARELLRSSRDRGVHSGKSPVGLAAAAIYAAALLTNETVTQSEVSEVANISEVTIRNRYKELLEAKGQADAN